From Toxorhynchites rutilus septentrionalis strain SRP chromosome 2, ASM2978413v1, whole genome shotgun sequence, a single genomic window includes:
- the LOC129769945 gene encoding sphingolipid delta(4)-desaturase DES1-like yields the protein MGQHVSRTDFEWVYNDQPHASRRKAMLKKYPQIKQLFGPDTSLKYVVSAMVLTQIFMLYVMQNQSWMMIILVAYCFGGIINHSLMLANHEISHNMAFGYGRPLANRYFGMWCNLPIGVPMSVSFKKYHTLHHRYLADEKLDPDLPSALEAKLFCNAAGKFVWVVLQPVFYALRPLFVNPLPVERLEIINTLVQLVFDAFVVIIFGWKMLAYLLIGSLLAMGFHPVAGHFIAEHYMFAKGFETYSYYGPLNWITFNVGYHNEHHDFPAIPGSRLPELKKIAPEFYETLPQHISWVRVMYDFITDPAIGPYARIKRRALLKSG from the coding sequence ATGGGTCAGCATGTTTCACGAACCGATTTCGAATGGGTTTACAATGATCAACCCCACGCAAGTCGCCGTAAGGCTATGCTTAAAAAATATCCTCAAATTAAACAACTCTTCGGACCCGATACGTCTTTGAAATACGTAGTGTCAGCGATGGTACTTACGCAGATCTTCATGTTGTACGTGATGCAGAATCAATCGTGGATGATGATCATTCTGGTGGCATACTGTTTCGGCGGGATAATCAACCATTCTCTAATGCTAGCGAATCACGAAATATCACACAACATGGCTTTCGGATACGGTAGACCTTTAGCAAATCGTTATTTTGGGATGTGGTGTAATTTACCCATCGGTGTTCCAATGTCAGTGTCGTTCAAAAAGTACCATACATTGCATCACAGATATTTGGCTGATGAAAAGTTAGACCCTGACCTACCCAGTGCTTTGGAAGCGAAACTATTCTGTAACGCAGCCGGTAAATTTGTATGGGTTGTACTACAACCGGTATTCTACGCACTCAGGCCATTGTTTGTTAATCCACTACCGGTAGAGAGGTTGGAGATAATCAATACGCTGGTACAGTTGGTGTTCGATGCGTTTGTGGTGATAATATTCGGCTGGAAAATGCTCGCTTATCTATTGATTGGTTCTTTGCTGGCAATGGGTTTTCATCCGGTAGCTGGACATTTTATAGCCGAGCATTACATGTTTGCAAAAGGATTTGAAACGTACTCTTACTATGGTCCGCTCAATTGGATAACATTCAACGTGGGCTATCATAATGAACATCACGACTTTCCAGCCATTCCCGGCAGCAGGTTACCGGAACTGAAGAAAATTGCACCCGAATTTTATGAAACTTTGCCACAACATATATCCTGGGTACGTGTAATGTACGATTTCATAACAGATCCCGCTATTGGGCCGTATGCAAGGATAAAACGGCGTGCATTACTCAAGTCAGGTTGA